In a genomic window of Gossypium arboreum isolate Shixiya-1 chromosome 9, ASM2569848v2, whole genome shotgun sequence:
- the LOC108456340 gene encoding transcriptional regulator SUPERMAN-like — translation MAAELDLLSSTQLQKLAQSQQNHNHHQPDTNLATVGSLMWYPKGHSHEVDDDSWEVRAFAEDTGNVMGTTWPPRSYSCSFCRREFRSAQALGGHMNVHRRDRARLHQAHPAGGGGGGGNGALNNPTSPSSPSTTSSSTLLIPTQEFVTNGGLCLLYQLHNPSDGVLTSSPPMDAWPIDSSSTLLSVSPYPSYNFMAVTAATQSPINFPVTPPVLNSSPSSSFCYSTKAVHSRTRGDNNNLNQGLNISNKEIPIEELDLELRLGHKRPTTS, via the coding sequence ATGGCTGCTGAGCTTGACCTTCTCTCATCGACccaacttcaaaagttagccCAATCTCAACAAAACCACAACCATCATCAGCCCGATACTAACTTAGCCACCGTTGGTTCCTTGATGTGGTACCCAAAGGGGCATTCTCATGAAGTAGACGATGATTCATGGGAGGTTAGGGCCTTTGCCGAGGACACAGGTAATGTAATGGGCACAACTTGGCCACCGAGGTCTTATTCTTGCAGCTTTTGTAGAAGGGAATTCCGTTCAGCTCAAGCCCTCGGGGGTCATATGAATGTGCACCGCCGTGACAGGGCTCGGCTTCACCAAGCACACCCtgctggtggtggtggtggtggtggtaatGGTGCATTAAACAACCCAACCTCACCATCTTCTCCATCCACAACTTCCTCATCCACTCTCTTAATACCCACACAAGAATTCGTCACAAATGGTGGTTTGTGCCTTCTCTACCAATTACACAACCCTAGTGATGGTGTTCTCACTTCTTCTCCACCCATGGATGCATGGCCCATCGATTCATCTTCTACCCTTCTCTCCGTTTCACCATATCCCTCTTACAACTTCATGGCGGTGACGGCAGCAACACAGTCACCCATAAATtttccggtaactcctccggtgTTAAATagttctccttcttcttctttttgttaCTCAACCAAAGCAGTACATTCAAGGACGCGGGGTGATAATAATAATCTCAACCAGGGATTGAATATCAGCAACAAGGAAATACCCATTGAAGAGCTTGATCTTGAGCTTCGACTAGGGCATAAACGTCCAACAACATCTTGA